From a single Miscanthus floridulus cultivar M001 chromosome 8, ASM1932011v1, whole genome shotgun sequence genomic region:
- the LOC136478377 gene encoding serine/threonine-protein kinase PCRK1-like isoform X2, translated as MRCLPFLHGDAKEKDPVTKSASVRSMSTTSTERDVRSGSDFTSLNVSDMSAESIRRTQYPSFTDRPSNLRVFSFAELKSATRNFSRSLMVGEGGFGCVYRGVIKTSDEPSERIEIAVKQLNRKGLQGQKEWLTEMNVLGIVDHPNLVKLIGYCADDDERGVQRLLVYEYMPNGSVDDHLSSRSTSTLSWPMRLKVALDSARGLKYLHEEMEFQVVGTLGYAAPEYMQTGRLTAKSDIWSYGVLLYELITGRRPIDKNRPKSEQKLLDWVKPYISDVKRFPIIVDPRLEGHYNLKSMTKLSSVANRCLVRMPKSRPKMSEVYDMVQKIVDSVGTGPPQPPLLHYRGSASEPGTKRAKKGSLRRRLREFGLNIVWRGWKA; from the exons ATGAGGTGCCTGCCTTTCTTGCATGGAGACGCCAAAGAGAAGGATCCTGTCACTAAGTCGGCCTCTGTACGGTCCATGAGCACAACATCAACAGAGCGCGATGTCCGCTCCGGTTCAGACTTCACCTCCTTGAATGTCTCAGACATGAGCGCCGAGTCGATAAGGAGGACGCAGTACCCCAGCTTCACTGACCGCCCGTCTAACCTGAGGGTGTTCTCCTTTGCTGAATTGAAGAGTGCCACCCGCAACTTCAGCCGGTCTCTCATGGTTGGCGAGGGTGGCTTTGGCTGTGTGTACAGGGGTGTCATCAAGACCTCTGACGAACCGAGTGAACGAATTGAGATTGCTGTTAAGCAGTTGAATCGTAAAGGACTTCAG GGGCAGAAGGAGTGGTTAACAGAGATGAATGTGCTTGGAATTGTGGACCATCCAAACCTAGTTAAACTAATAGGCTACTgtgctgatgatgatgagaggGGAGTGCAACGGCTTCTAGTGTATGAATATATGCCTAATGGAAGTGTGGATGATCACTTGTCGAGTAGGTCAACTTCTACTCTGTCGTGGCCAATGAGACTAAAAGTAGCTCTTGATTCTGCCCGGGGACTGAAGTATCTGCATGAAGAAATGGAATTCCAG GTCGTTGGAACTCTAGGCTATGCAGCTCCAGAGTACATGCAGACTGGACGCCTCACTGCGAAGAGCGACATATGGAGCTATGGTGTCCTTCTGTACGAGCTCATCACAGGCCGCCGCCCCATCGACAAGAACCGTCCAAAGAGCGAGCAGAAGCTTCTAGACTGGGTGAAGCCGTACATATCTGACGTGAAGCGGTTCCCCATCATTGTCGACCCACGGCTGGAAGGGCACTACAACCTCAAGTCCATGACAAAGCTGTCCAGCGTCGCGAACCGGTGCCTGGTCCGGATGCCCAAGTCCCGCCCCAAGATGAGCGAAGTGTATGACATGGTCCAGAAGATCGTGGACAGCGTCGGGACCGGCCCGCCGCAGCCCCCGCTGCTGCACTACCGCGGCTCGGCCTCGGAGCCGGGCACCAAGCGCGCCAAGAAAGGGTCGCTGAGGAGGAGGCTCCGGGAGTTCGGGTTAAACATCGTGTGGCGGGGCTGGAAAGCCTGA
- the LOC136478377 gene encoding serine/threonine-protein kinase PCRK1-like isoform X1 yields MRCLPFLHGDAKEKDPVTKSASVRSMSTTSTERDVRSGSDFTSLNVSDMSAESIRRTQYPSFTDRPSNLRVFSFAELKSATRNFSRSLMVGEGGFGCVYRGVIKTSDEPSERIEIAVKQLNRKGLQGQKEWLTEMNVLGIVDHPNLVKLIGYCADDDERGVQRLLVYEYMPNGSVDDHLSSRSTSTLSWPMRLKVALDSARGLKYLHEEMEFQVIFRDLKTSNILLDENWDAKLSDFGLARHGPAEGLTHVSTAVVGTLGYAAPEYMQTGRLTAKSDIWSYGVLLYELITGRRPIDKNRPKSEQKLLDWVKPYISDVKRFPIIVDPRLEGHYNLKSMTKLSSVANRCLVRMPKSRPKMSEVYDMVQKIVDSVGTGPPQPPLLHYRGSASEPGTKRAKKGSLRRRLREFGLNIVWRGWKA; encoded by the exons ATGAGGTGCCTGCCTTTCTTGCATGGAGACGCCAAAGAGAAGGATCCTGTCACTAAGTCGGCCTCTGTACGGTCCATGAGCACAACATCAACAGAGCGCGATGTCCGCTCCGGTTCAGACTTCACCTCCTTGAATGTCTCAGACATGAGCGCCGAGTCGATAAGGAGGACGCAGTACCCCAGCTTCACTGACCGCCCGTCTAACCTGAGGGTGTTCTCCTTTGCTGAATTGAAGAGTGCCACCCGCAACTTCAGCCGGTCTCTCATGGTTGGCGAGGGTGGCTTTGGCTGTGTGTACAGGGGTGTCATCAAGACCTCTGACGAACCGAGTGAACGAATTGAGATTGCTGTTAAGCAGTTGAATCGTAAAGGACTTCAG GGGCAGAAGGAGTGGTTAACAGAGATGAATGTGCTTGGAATTGTGGACCATCCAAACCTAGTTAAACTAATAGGCTACTgtgctgatgatgatgagaggGGAGTGCAACGGCTTCTAGTGTATGAATATATGCCTAATGGAAGTGTGGATGATCACTTGTCGAGTAGGTCAACTTCTACTCTGTCGTGGCCAATGAGACTAAAAGTAGCTCTTGATTCTGCCCGGGGACTGAAGTATCTGCATGAAGAAATGGAATTCCAG GTTATTTTCCGAGACCTGAAAACATCTAACATTTTGTTGGATGAAAACTGGGATGCTAAATTGTCAGACTTTGGTTTGGCTAGGCATGGACCAGCAGAAGGTCTGACCCATGTTTCCACAGCG GTCGTTGGAACTCTAGGCTATGCAGCTCCAGAGTACATGCAGACTGGACGCCTCACTGCGAAGAGCGACATATGGAGCTATGGTGTCCTTCTGTACGAGCTCATCACAGGCCGCCGCCCCATCGACAAGAACCGTCCAAAGAGCGAGCAGAAGCTTCTAGACTGGGTGAAGCCGTACATATCTGACGTGAAGCGGTTCCCCATCATTGTCGACCCACGGCTGGAAGGGCACTACAACCTCAAGTCCATGACAAAGCTGTCCAGCGTCGCGAACCGGTGCCTGGTCCGGATGCCCAAGTCCCGCCCCAAGATGAGCGAAGTGTATGACATGGTCCAGAAGATCGTGGACAGCGTCGGGACCGGCCCGCCGCAGCCCCCGCTGCTGCACTACCGCGGCTCGGCCTCGGAGCCGGGCACCAAGCGCGCCAAGAAAGGGTCGCTGAGGAGGAGGCTCCGGGAGTTCGGGTTAAACATCGTGTGGCGGGGCTGGAAAGCCTGA